The Halobacillus ihumii genomic sequence TGTCAACGAGCCCTCGTTCATTGGTTTTAACGGTAACTGCCTCAAAGCCAGCCACTGTAGCTGAGGCCGGGTTAGTCCCGTGGGCTGAATCTGGAACAATAACTTTTGTCCGCTGGTAATCCCCATTCCCTTCATGGAAGGCACGAATCATCATTAAGCCAGTCCATTCTCCATGAGCTCCGGCTGCTGGCTGTAATGTGACTGTATCCATCCCTGTAATTTCAGCTAATGTTGTTTGCAAATCATACATTAACCCCAGTGCTCCTTGAACCGTCTCAGGGGCCTGGTAAGGGTGAATGTGACTGAATCCTGTTAGCCGCGCTACATCTTCGTTCATCTTCGGATTGTACTTCATAGTACAGGATCCTAATGGGTAGAATCCAGAATCAACCCCGTGATTTCGTTTAGACATAGCCGTATAATGACGCATGATTTGCAGTTCACTTACTTCAGGGAGATCCGGTTCGTTTTTTCTAATGTACGTTTCTCCTAACTGCTCCTCTACATTTGTTTCTGGAACATCTAATTCAGGCAAGCTAAAGCCTGTACGGCTCTCTTGACTTAATTCAAAAATTAATGGAAAGTCTTGATTAGCCATGAATATCCCCCAATTCTTTTACGAAGAGATCAATTTCTTCTTTCGTACGGATTTCTGTAATTGCAATAAGCATATGCCCCGATAGGTCATTGAAGTCATTTCCTAAATCGTAACCACCAATCATTCCTTTTTGCAGAAGCTTCTTATTGACCTCGGTAATATCGCTGCCAACATTGACTACAAGTTCATTGAAAAAGGCACCTTGATAGGGAATTGTAAAACCAGCAGATTCCAATTGTTGTTTCATATAGGCAGCTTTTTGCATATTCATCCAGGACATGCGCCTCAAGCCTTGTTTTCCTAATGAGGACATAGCTACAGAAGAAGCCAGTGCATTTAATGCCTGGTTTGAACAGATATTCGATGTTGCCTTATCTCGACGAATGTGTTGTTCACGAGCCTGCAATGTTAGTACAAAACCTCGCCTGCCCTCTTCATCTTTTGTCTGCCCCACTAAACGACCTGGTACTTTACGCATAAGTTTCTTCGTTGTCGCAAAATAACCACAGTGCGGACCTCCGTATTGAGCCGGAATACCAAATACTTGCGCATCACCTACTACGATATCTGCTCCGAATTCACCTGGTGGGGTGAGATATCCGAGAGCAAGCGGGTTACTGGAAGCAATCAGCATCGTTTTCTTCTGGGTATCTACAAGAGAGCGAACTTGATCGAGTGGCTCAATTTGACCAAAGAAGTTAGGATACTGCATTACAACACTGGCCGTGTCTTCATCCAGCTCCCTCTCTATTTGTTTAAGATCCGTCACACCATCTATATGATCGATTTCAACAACCTCAACTCCAGGTCCCTTAACATAAGAGTGAATGACTTCTAACGATTCGGGATGGATCGCTTTTGAAACCAGGACTTTCTTCTTCTTCGTTTGACCGGCAGAAACGTTCACCGCTTCAGCGAGCGCAGTCCCTCCGTCATACATTGAGGAGTTGGCTACATCCATTCCAGTAAGCTCACAAATCATCGTTTGAAATTCAAATATAGCCTGAAGCTCCCCTTGAGAAATTTCTGGTTGATACGGGGTATAGGCTGTATAGAACTCGGACCTTGAAATGACATGATCCACGATGGATGGTATATAGTGATCATATACTCCAGCACCTAAAAAGGAAGTGTGTGACTTCACATTGACATTTTGTTCAGCAAGCTGGGTAAGTTCCTTCATTAATGCAAATTCATTTTTGGGCTTTTTGATATTTAATTCGCCTTGATAACGAATATTTTCTGGAATGTCAGCAAATAACTCATCTGTTGATGTAATGCCGATTGTCTCCATCATCTGTTGTTTATCTCGTTCTGTCATAGGTAAATAACGAAATTCCATGACTCTTCCCCCTCGTCTTATCGTTTATAAAAAGGTGTAGCGACAACCTTGGCCTGTAACTTTCGTTTACGGACCTGAACGGTGACTTCCGTGCCTTCTTCAGTATAGTTTCTATCTAGTAAGGCAAGCCCCACATTCTTTCCCAGTGTTGGAGATTGAGTGCCCGTTGTAACAAAACCAATTGTCTTATCTCCATCTAATACTTCATAATTTGTCCGCGGGATGCCCTTGTCGATCATTTCAATACCGACTAGTTTTCGGCTTGTTCCTTCTTCCTTCTGCTTTTTCAGTACTTCTTTGCCAATAAAATCAGCATCTTTTTTCACTCGAACAGCAAAGGAGAGGCCTGCTTCGATCGGGGTGATTTCAGGGCTTAATTCTTGCCCATACAAAGCCAGGTTCGCCTCGAAACGTAATGTATCACGAGCTCCCAAACCAATTGGCTGTACCTCAAAAGCTGCCCCTTTCGACAAAATAGCTTGCCACAACGCTGGGCCTGAAGCAGCAGGAAGGTAAATCTCAAAACCGTCCTCACCCGTATATCCCGTACGTGAAACGATAGCTCTATCCTCAACGCCTTCAAAGGAAACATCCTTCAAAAAGCGAAAGAACTTAATAGAAGAGAGATCAACCTCCGTCAGTTGCTGCAGTATTTCCTCTGCACGCGGTCCTTGAAGAGCGAGCTGAACGAACTCATCAGACACATCCTCAATCGTGACTTCTCCATTTTGATGATCCTTAAGCCATTGAACATCTTTTTCCCGGTTTGCTGCATTGATAACGAGCAGATAATCGTTCTCGTCAAGCATATAAACAATCAAATCATCTACAGTACCACCGTTCTCGTAGCACATAATTGTGTACTGAGCTTTACCTGGTTCTAATTTTGACACATCATTTGTTAACATGCCCTGTAAATAATCCAGGCTATCCTTTCCTTTCACCTTTACCTCACCCATGTGAGACACATCAAATAAACCTGCTTTGGTTCGTGTTGCTTCATGCTCTTCTTTAATGCTTGTAAACTGAACGGGTAAATCCCATCCGCCAAAATCGATCGTTTTCGCTCCTGATTTCTTATACTCAGAATAAAGTGGTGTTCGTTTCAATTCAGTCATCCTATCACTCCTCCAAGATCTGATTAAGCATAAAAAAGAGACTCTACCGCTTATTACGGGAGTCTCTGTCCATTCACCAGAAAGTTTCACGCTAACCTGACACGATCGTCAAACCTAGTCGCTTGCTTCTTGGGTGGTTTACTGTATGTAAACACTCTCCAGAGCTGCGTCATACAGAGGTCTTTTTGCCTGAGAGATTCACAATAATAAATTGCTTGCTCCTTCGGCGCTACATGAGTAGTCTCTCCCCCTGCAGTCATTCGCAATTAGTATTTTATTAGATTAATTTGGGCATACTAACCTGTAAAGTTCAATACGACAAACTCTCTTAATTTTCACGTTCATTATACCATAGCGTTGCAAAAGAGCGAATGCAGAATTCGAATTTATATGAATTCTTTTGAAAATTACCTACAGGAGGTGGATCAGATGGTAGAAATTCTACACGATCAAGATTATATAGAAACGCTTTCCAACAACCTAACACAACCAGATTCCTTATGTTCATGGGATGAATTTAAACTTGGATATAATGCCTTACACTACCGGTCAGTTCCTGAATTTAATGGTGTTCTTTCTACGAAACATTTACCCCATGTAGACTTTCTAGACCATCAGATTCAGGCATGTGAGAAGGTCATCCATGAAATGAACGGAAGAGCTATCCTGGCTGATGAGGTTGGTTTAGGAAAAACGCTCGAAGCCGGACTGATTTTGAAAGAATATATGATCAGAGGAATGGCTAAAAAGGTCTTGATTTTGACACCAGCTTCTCTTGTCAATCAATGGATACAAGAATTGAATGAAAAGTTTTATATCCAAGCTGCAACACCGAGGAAGAAAGTGGCTGCCTGGTCAGATTGGGATATTACCGTCACCTCTATCGATATGGCAAAACGTGAAAATCATAAGGACGAAATTCTGTCTATCTCCTACGATATGATTATCATCGATGAGGCCCATAAGTTAAAAAATCATCAGACAAAGAACTACCAATTTGTTAAACAATTAAAGAAAACATACTGTTTACTGTTAACAGCTACACCCATCCAAAATAATTTAAGTGACTTATTTAATTTAGTTTCTATTCTTAAGCCAGGTTATCTTGGAGATCTAGCTACATTTAAAAAGAAATACCGCAAAACATCACTTGACCATACAGAGTCTCATCAGCACATTCACTCCCTGTTAAGCAAACTGATGATTCGAAATCGCAGAAAAGATACCGGATTAGACTCTTCAAAACGCCATGTGACTAATATTCGCCTTACATTTACGGATGAAGAAATGGAGATGTACGAAAAGTTGGCAGCCTTGAAATCTAACTCCCCTTCTTTTACGTGGCTGACATTAGCAAAAGAGCTTTGTTCTACCAGAGAAGCCTGCTTCATGTCGCTGCAGTCTATGCAAAACAAACAAAAGAGCGAATCACCTTTGTTAGCTGATTTTATAGAACGTCTGGGTACACTCCCTCACCACATTAAAGCAAAACGTGTAGTTGAAATCATGGAAAAGTCTGATGAAAAATTTATTATTTTCACAGAATACAGGGCTAGTCAGTTTTATTTACAGTGGTATTTGCAGCAGCATGGGATAACCTCTGTTCCCTTTAATGGTAAGTTCAAAAAAAGCAAACGTGACTGGATGAAACAGTTATTCAGGACAAAAGCACAAGTTATGGTTGCTACAGAAGCCGGTTCGGAAGGAATTAACCTCCAATTTTGTAATAACATGATTAATTATGATTTGCCCTGGAATCCGATGAGGCTTGAACAACGAATTGGCCGAATTCACCGATTTGGTCAGGAAAAGGATGTTCATATTTACAATTTTGCGATTGAAAATACTATTGAAGATCAAATATTAAACCTATTGTATGAAAAGATTGAAATGTTTAAAAATGCTGTAGGGGATCTAGATCATATTTTAGAAAACATTCCCGGGGGAAATTTTGACAATCAGATTCAATCCATTATGAGTCAATCCGAAAGTCAGGGAGAAATGAATATTAAATTGAACAACCTCGTGAGCTACGTTGAACATACTGTAAATGAGCGGAGGGAACTGAGTTGACAACAAGTACCTATTTCCAATTTGCTAAAGAATTCTTTTCGACGCATAGATGCAGCATCACGGAAACATCGGACCGTTCCATGGAAGTACAGCTGACAAATGATATGGATGAAGCCTTAATGAACAGGCCATTTTACTGGCATTATATGAAAAAAATGAACCGAGTTGGGGAAGCGATGAAGCTCACCTTTACAGATGGACTTATGGAAGAGGATAACGGGATACACCTTCATGCTGGAACACCAAAGCTCCATCAAATGTATCAATTAGCCATTGACCGCTCCTATTCCACGAGACTTTATGAACACTTGTCTGCACTAACAGTTAACCAACCACTTCATCCTTGGATGGTGTTGAATATTAAAATTGTATATCGCGGAAAACAAACACGTGATGAAATACTATCGATTGGATTAAACCTGATAAATGGGGCCTTACTATCGGGTATGATGGATAAGATTTGGAAGATTGATTTCCGATCAACCGTATCTGATTTTAGTTTTCCAATGACCCCGGTTGTAAGAATGGAAAGTGGATATCAACGGATCCTAAACTACGTAAAGGATCAACTTGCTTCATTGAATGACGAGTGGGCAATCGAATCCCTCAAACAACTGGAAAGTGAAAAAGACTTACTTCATCACTTTTATACGTCAGATGACGTGGACGAGGATTATTACGAGAAGGAACTCGACCAACTGCAAGTTAGATACAAACCAAGAGTCTCTATACACATTGCCAATGGGGGATTATTCTACTTGTCACAGCAAACAAGTCAAAGTTTGTTTCGTGAAACATAAATCTTGCTGTAATAGTAAAAGAGGCTGCTATCAAGGCCTCTTTTAACTATGTCTTTGCCATCTTCTCTTCATCATTTTAAATGCAAAAGGAATGATACCAAACCAATAAGATGAGCTGCCTTTAGAGGTTCTTTGAATTTTTCGATCGTGTTTTTCCTGTTTTGTTCGATGCATATACTTCATCATCTCTTCGGTAAGAAACTGAACATACTCATTCTTCTTCATTATGGATCCCTTCCTTACGAGTAGTTAGTCGTTAGTATGCCCGGGGGTGCTGTTCTTTAGACAACATGCTTTTCTCTAAAGCTTCCAAGCATCTAAAAGTTATTTCATAATTTTTTCAAAAAAAGAAGGATTTACGCAAAGTTTGTCGAAGTATATTACAGAGAAGGATTTACGCAAAGTTTGTCGAAGTATATTACAGAAGAAATGAGGTGATAAATTACCGTGAGTCACATTGCCAAGTATGCTCAAGATCTACTGGTTTCTGCAATTCAGCAAACTGCGTCGGACATTCACTTTTCCCCATATATTGAAAAAACGGATATTCATTTCCGCATTCATGGCCAACGCATTTTTCATTCCTCGCTGCCACTACCCTCTTATCAGAAGTTACTAGCCTATTTTAAATTTATTTCTGGAATGGATATTGGCGAAGTCACAAAGCCTCAAAACGGCATCATCGAACACAGGCTAAATCAACACCTCTTTAACATGCGTTTATCTACTCTTCCAATTATTGGCTGCGAAAGTCTCGCTATTCGAATTCTCTCCCCCGACAGCCAGCTACAGCTTGAACGACTATTTCTTTTTCCAAGTCAGCTCAAACAAATTGAAAGGTGGCTTACCTTCTCGAGTGGGATGATACTTTTCACCGGGGCGACCGGAAGTGGCAAAACTACTACTTTGTATGCTTTGCTTCAATCGTTATTAAACCAACACTCCTTCCAAGCCATTACACTAGAGGACCCTATTGAGAAGAATCTAAACAATATTATCCAAGTACAAGTTAATGAACGAGCAGGGATTACCTATGATGCTGGTCTTAAAGCAGCACTAAGGCACGACCCAGATTTACTAATGGTTGGGGAAATTCGCGATAAGGAAACAGCTCACTTTGCATTTCGGGCTGCATTAAGCGGTCATTTGGTAATCAGTACAATTCATGCAAAAGATGCTTTTGGCACATTAAGACGTTTAGAGGAAATGAAGATTAAATCATCTGATTTAGAGCAAACTTTAATCGCTATCGCTGCCCAACAGTTACTTCCCCTTAAAACGAACGATTCACTGCCTAGAAGAGCAGCGATCGTTGAACTCCTTGATGGATACACTCTCCAACAAGCCATCAAAGGTTCTCCTCCAAATAAGCAGCCCCATTTCCAAACATTTCATTCTTTAAGGAGAAAAGCTTATGCCCTCGGCTACATTTAAACTTTTTTCTCGCGCTCCAGATCAACCTAAAAAACTTCCCATTCGCAAACAAATCTTATTCTTACGAAGGATCTGTCATTTATTAGAGAGAGGGTTTCCCTTACTGGAGGCTCTTAAAATGACAAGTTGGGATCCGTCTCTTGCTCCTATCACTCATACGATAACTGAACAACTCAAGACTGGACAGCCAATGGATACAGCTTTCCAACAAGCCAGTTTTTCTCGTAATGTAGTGTCCTTTTTATTTTTTGCCCGTATTAATCAAGATCTGCCCTCGATGTTTAGGCAATGCGCTGACCTGTTAAACATCCAAGAAGAGTACACAAGAAAACTAAAGCAAGTTTTGAGGTATCCCCTGTTTTTACTTATCTTTGTAATTATTGCCTTTGGTGTGATTAAGCGTACAATCATACCAAGTTTTCAATCTCTGTTTGAAAATGAGGCTTCCAAACCTTTTAGCCTGATCGTATTAAACGTCTTGGATGTGGGCATAACAGGTTTTTGTTATATGTCCGCTGCGATTATTTTAGCTTTGTTTCTATTTAAACTGTACTTACCGAAGCTGACTATGAACCAAAGGCTGACGATCTACGAAAAAACTCCCTTCCTCAAGGAATATCAGATCTTTACCGTTACCTTTCTTTTCGCCACTCATCTAAGTTCTCTGCTTAAAGCTGGATTATCACTTAAACACGCCCTGGAAATCATAGCTGGACAAACTAAATATATCATTCTGTCACATTATGCAAAGATGATTTTAATCAGACTTAATGAAGGCATACTACTCGGTCAGGCTGTTCATCCCTGCTCATTAATTAAAGGAGACGTCACAACTATTTTTCATCACACAAATGATCTCGATACACTAAGTAAAGAATTACAGGTGTATTCCGAGTTACTCATGGATCAGTTAAAGGAGCGCTTAACTCAAACCATGCAGCTTATACAGCCCGTGTTCTTTATGATCATCGCCTGTGTAGTCGTTCTGATCTACGCCTCCATCATGCTGCCCATGTACCAATGGATGGAACAAATATAGAAAGGAGCAAACTATTGAATAACCAGAAAGGATTTACTCTAATTGAAATGCTCATCGTACTTTTAATCATATCGGTATTGCTCGTGATCGCGATACCAAATCTCGCTAAAAATAACGAAACAATCCGTTCGAAAGGGTGTGAAGCACTCGTGTTGACAGCCGAAGCTCAAGTAGAAGCCTATAAAATTGATCAAGGGAAAGCGCCCGCGTCCTTACAAGTACTGGTCGATGAAAACTATTTAAAGCAGATAACATGTCCGAACGGCAAAGAGCTAGGCTATACATCCGGTGTAGTTTCGAACCCTAATTGACCATGAAACACTGTCAATCTGGATTCACAATGGCTGAAGTAATGATCGTTCTCGTTGCATTTTCTGCAATTTTGGCAGTCGTAGTCCCTTTACAACATCGCGTTGTTACAACAATTAAAGTTGCCCATTATTTGGAACTGCTAGAGAATGATTTGCTTTTAGCTCAACAACTCACTATGCAAGATCACCCCCATTACTGGGTTATGATCCGTCCTGAACAACGTGAATATTACCTTTATGACTATGCTAATCGAAAAATTGTGTTTCATCGTAATTTGCCAAAAGAATGGTCAATCCGTTTATCAACCCTTGAAATTCCTATTCAATTTAATACCTCTGGCACCATTCAAAACCCTGGAACAATGACCTTAAGTACTCCCAAAGCTGACTATAAGTTGACCTTTCCTTTTGGTAAAAGCCGGGTAATGATTCATGAACAGTAAAGGTTTTACAATCGTTGAAGTCATCTGCGCCTTCGGGTTGTTGTTAATAATAGCTACAACTATCCTTCCCTTTTTAGGCGAATTAAGACTTTCACAAAAAGAACTTGCAGAGGAAAGAGCTATCATTAACCAACTGCAAAATGAACTCTTGAACTACAAATTTAACCCACAAGAAGAGTACCCCATTACTAAGAAATATGACTTGATGACGGTAACATATAAAAAACAGCCACCCCTTCTGGAAGCATGCGCGTCATGGGATACCCGCCGTCATCATAAGGAGCTATGCCTGTATGCTAGCGTGCAATGACAGAGGATTTACATTGATTGAATCATTATTTTGTTTAACCTTACTTTCCATACTGTTAACGTTAAGCCTTCCGTTACTTAAACTTGTTGATAGTCCTCTCTATTCTGACGACCTTTCCGTACATCAATTTTTCACGTTTCTTGAGGAAGAAATAAACCTCTCCTCACAGGTGCTTTCATCAAATAGCAAATTATCCATCACCGATCCTGATGGACGTCTCGTAACGATCTCAAAGTATAATGATGGAATTAGGAGGCAAGTTGACCAAACTGGACATGAACTGCTGATTACAAATATCGGAAACCTTGCATTCACTCAGGAAAATGATCTTCTTATCGTATCTTTAGTTCTTAAGGATGGAACGTCATATGAAAAAGTATTATATTTGCCTTCTCAGTAATGAAAGAGGGATTATTCTCCCTTGGGTGTACACTTTAGGCAGTATCCTTATCCTGCTAACCGTCTTTACCGCTGCCCAATATAAAAGTCAAATTCTTTCCACCCATTCTGTAAAAGAATATTACCAACTTCAAAGTCTCTTTCACTACAGTCATGATCAGCTGTTAGTAAAGATAAACGAGAAAACGGAAGGCGCTAAAACGATTTCTGAACAATTCACCCTCCCTTTAGGACAATCTACAGTTGAATGTGCACAGACTATCGGTGGTTATGACTGTAAATGGCAATTAACATTACTAACAGGGACTACAAAACAAATTAATCGTTTCTACAAACGAACCAGTGCTGTTCCCTAATAAGAGTCCGGGACAGAACTGAATTATGCATAAAATAATCCGGACAATTTTATTTGAATTTATCCGGATTATTTGCATACCAAGAAAGGATTCTACCATCGCTCCGTCAAAATGCTTCGCTTTCCGCGGGCACGGCCTCAGCTTCCTCGGAAAGCAAAAAGCGCTTTCCTGTGGGATCTTCGACTCGCGCTGTTCCCGCAGGAGTCTACACATTTTGACTGTGCTCATTGTCTGCGTTTATACGATTCATTTTTTAATGTTCGTTTTTTGGAATCATTGCTTTACTTATGTCCCAGCCTCTTTATCTTTCATGCATAATGTATCTCTTTCTCCATAAGACTAATATAACCTCTACTTCATGGGCTATGTAGCTTCTTAAACATATACCTTAGGCCTTGGGTGCCCGGACATAAAACCCAAGGTCCAGGTGATCCATTTCAACAAAGAAGCGGTATTCACTAACAAGATTTATTTACATTCCCTGAAGGGTCGTTTATAATATGAATGATAGTTTAATGATGAAAGATGAAAAAGGAGGGGGAAGAAGCATGGATCGCATGTTTCGAGTGATGGCGTTTTGGACTGGTATATTTACTGTCATGTTTTATGCTGGCGACATGATGGAAGCTGCATTATTATCTCTCGTTCAAACTGCCTTTTTCCTTACAATTGGCTACCTTAAACTGTCAGAGCGTATGTATATTTACATATTTTTCTCGTATTTGACAGTATTTATGATTGGATTTACTTATTATTCATCATTTATTCTCGTACCGTCTTTCGGTGGTCACTAAAAAGATCCTGTTATCCCTGAGTTGGATAACAGGATCTTTTTATTTAGATACATTCAGAAGAAACCACACTTTCACAGAATTTACATTTAAGTAAAGAATGGATTACTCTTTTTCTCATCGCCAACCGTTGTAGGCAAGCCATGACCAGGGTATATCTTCATATCATTTCTTAAACTAAACAACTGATCTTGTATACTTCTGGTTAACTCATGGCGATTGCCCCCCGGTAGATCTGTCCTTCCTATCCCCTGTTGAAACAGCGTGTCGCCTCCTATCGTAAAGCGCTGCTTCCGAAATACAAATGATACGCTGCCGGGAGAATGTCCAGGGGTATGACGTACTTCAAATGTAAAAGGACCAATTTCTTTCATGCCTGGTTCTAAGGAATGATCTGCACGGCTTGCTTTAATATCTCCTATTTGAAATATGGCAGATCCGTTTAGCGCTGGATCTGGAAGCCAATCTGCTTCTGCATCATGTAAGTATACAGGGGCATTATAAGCGCCTCTGGCCTCCTCTACGGCTCCTATATGGTCAAAGTGGGCATGAGTTAACAAGATCGCCTTTACATTCAATTCCCGTTCAGAAATGAAATTCTGCAATTTGTCAAAGTCTCCACCTGGATCGAATACTAATGCTTGTTTATTTTCATAAACAATGTAAGCGTTTGTGGCCATTGGACCTAGTGGCAACCGTGTAATTTTCAACATTTCCATCACCTCTATAAAAAGATTTAAAAAAATTTTAGAATGGCTCGACAAATCATGTAAGATACTATAGAATGAGTGAGTAATGAAATGAGCTACACACAGTATAACATTTATGAAATGCAGTATGATAATAATGATCTGGAATTTAGGGGGGCTTATTTGTGGTAACAGCTATTATTCTTTTTCTTGTAACAATCCTTTGTGTATGCGCGGTCTTCCGTGAAATTAAAACAAAGAATTTCTTCGCAGTATTATTTGCGGCAGCATCAGCCCTAGTCTTCGGCTGGTTCTCTGTTATGACAATTTACGCAAACTTATTTGGATAATGAATAACCGAACTGTTTGACAGTTCGGTTTTTTAGTGAGCATATATAGGATTCTAGAGCCTTATTACATTTCAATCGACAACATTGAAAGAGTCTTCCTG encodes the following:
- a CDS encoding type II secretion system protein, encoding MNSKGFTIVEVICAFGLLLIIATTILPFLGELRLSQKELAEERAIINQLQNELLNYKFNPQEEYPITKKYDLMTVTYKKQPPLLEACASWDTRRHHKELCLYASVQ
- the comGA gene encoding competence type IV pilus ATPase ComGA: MSHIAKYAQDLLVSAIQQTASDIHFSPYIEKTDIHFRIHGQRIFHSSLPLPSYQKLLAYFKFISGMDIGEVTKPQNGIIEHRLNQHLFNMRLSTLPIIGCESLAIRILSPDSQLQLERLFLFPSQLKQIERWLTFSSGMILFTGATGSGKTTTLYALLQSLLNQHSFQAITLEDPIEKNLNNIIQVQVNERAGITYDAGLKAALRHDPDLLMVGEIRDKETAHFAFRAALSGHLVISTIHAKDAFGTLRRLEEMKIKSSDLEQTLIAIAAQQLLPLKTNDSLPRRAAIVELLDGYTLQQAIKGSPPNKQPHFQTFHSLRRKAYALGYI
- the comGC gene encoding competence type IV pilus major pilin ComGC; its protein translation is MNNQKGFTLIEMLIVLLIISVLLVIAIPNLAKNNETIRSKGCEALVLTAEAQVEAYKIDQGKAPASLQVLVDENYLKQITCPNGKELGYTSGVVSNPN
- the comGB gene encoding competence type IV pilus assembly protein ComGB, translated to MPSATFKLFSRAPDQPKKLPIRKQILFLRRICHLLERGFPLLEALKMTSWDPSLAPITHTITEQLKTGQPMDTAFQQASFSRNVVSFLFFARINQDLPSMFRQCADLLNIQEEYTRKLKQVLRYPLFLLIFVIIAFGVIKRTIIPSFQSLFENEASKPFSLIVLNVLDVGITGFCYMSAAIILALFLFKLYLPKLTMNQRLTIYEKTPFLKEYQIFTVTFLFATHLSSLLKAGLSLKHALEIIAGQTKYIILSHYAKMILIRLNEGILLGQAVHPCSLIKGDVTTIFHHTNDLDTLSKELQVYSELLMDQLKERLTQTMQLIQPVFFMIIACVVVLIYASIMLPMYQWMEQI
- a CDS encoding DEAD/DEAH box helicase, whose product is MVEILHDQDYIETLSNNLTQPDSLCSWDEFKLGYNALHYRSVPEFNGVLSTKHLPHVDFLDHQIQACEKVIHEMNGRAILADEVGLGKTLEAGLILKEYMIRGMAKKVLILTPASLVNQWIQELNEKFYIQAATPRKKVAAWSDWDITVTSIDMAKRENHKDEILSISYDMIIIDEAHKLKNHQTKNYQFVKQLKKTYCLLLTATPIQNNLSDLFNLVSILKPGYLGDLATFKKKYRKTSLDHTESHQHIHSLLSKLMIRNRRKDTGLDSSKRHVTNIRLTFTDEEMEMYEKLAALKSNSPSFTWLTLAKELCSTREACFMSLQSMQNKQKSESPLLADFIERLGTLPHHIKAKRVVEIMEKSDEKFIIFTEYRASQFYLQWYLQQHGITSVPFNGKFKKSKRDWMKQLFRTKAQVMVATEAGSEGINLQFCNNMINYDLPWNPMRLEQRIGRIHRFGQEKDVHIYNFAIENTIEDQILNLLYEKIEMFKNAVGDLDHILENIPGGNFDNQIQSIMSQSESQGEMNIKLNNLVSYVEHTVNERRELS
- a CDS encoding type II secretion system protein, with product MKHCQSGFTMAEVMIVLVAFSAILAVVVPLQHRVVTTIKVAHYLELLENDLLLAQQLTMQDHPHYWVMIRPEQREYYLYDYANRKIVFHRNLPKEWSIRLSTLEIPIQFNTSGTIQNPGTMTLSTPKADYKLTFPFGKSRVMIHEQ
- the comGF gene encoding competence type IV pilus minor pilin ComGF, translating into MLACNDRGFTLIESLFCLTLLSILLTLSLPLLKLVDSPLYSDDLSVHQFFTFLEEEINLSSQVLSSNSKLSITDPDGRLVTISKYNDGIRRQVDQTGHELLITNIGNLAFTQENDLLIVSLVLKDGTSYEKVLYLPSQ
- the gcvPA gene encoding aminomethyl-transferring glycine dehydrogenase subunit GcvPA, which codes for MEFRYLPMTERDKQQMMETIGITSTDELFADIPENIRYQGELNIKKPKNEFALMKELTQLAEQNVNVKSHTSFLGAGVYDHYIPSIVDHVISRSEFYTAYTPYQPEISQGELQAIFEFQTMICELTGMDVANSSMYDGGTALAEAVNVSAGQTKKKKVLVSKAIHPESLEVIHSYVKGPGVEVVEIDHIDGVTDLKQIERELDEDTASVVMQYPNFFGQIEPLDQVRSLVDTQKKTMLIASSNPLALGYLTPPGEFGADIVVGDAQVFGIPAQYGGPHCGYFATTKKLMRKVPGRLVGQTKDEEGRRGFVLTLQAREQHIRRDKATSNICSNQALNALASSVAMSSLGKQGLRRMSWMNMQKAAYMKQQLESAGFTIPYQGAFFNELVVNVGSDITEVNKKLLQKGMIGGYDLGNDFNDLSGHMLIAITEIRTKEEIDLFVKELGDIHG
- the gcvT gene encoding glycine cleavage system aminomethyltransferase GcvT, producing the protein MTELKRTPLYSEYKKSGAKTIDFGGWDLPVQFTSIKEEHEATRTKAGLFDVSHMGEVKVKGKDSLDYLQGMLTNDVSKLEPGKAQYTIMCYENGGTVDDLIVYMLDENDYLLVINAANREKDVQWLKDHQNGEVTIEDVSDEFVQLALQGPRAEEILQQLTEVDLSSIKFFRFLKDVSFEGVEDRAIVSRTGYTGEDGFEIYLPAASGPALWQAILSKGAAFEVQPIGLGARDTLRFEANLALYGQELSPEITPIEAGLSFAVRVKKDADFIGKEVLKKQKEEGTSRKLVGIEMIDKGIPRTNYEVLDGDKTIGFVTTGTQSPTLGKNVGLALLDRNYTEEGTEVTVQVRKRKLQAKVVATPFYKR
- a CDS encoding YqhG family protein, coding for MTTSTYFQFAKEFFSTHRCSITETSDRSMEVQLTNDMDEALMNRPFYWHYMKKMNRVGEAMKLTFTDGLMEEDNGIHLHAGTPKLHQMYQLAIDRSYSTRLYEHLSALTVNQPLHPWMVLNIKIVYRGKQTRDEILSIGLNLINGALLSGMMDKIWKIDFRSTVSDFSFPMTPVVRMESGYQRILNYVKDQLASLNDEWAIESLKQLESEKDLLHHFYTSDDVDEDYYEKELDQLQVRYKPRVSIHIANGGLFYLSQQTSQSLFRET
- a CDS encoding DUF2626 domain-containing protein; the protein is MDRMFRVMAFWTGIFTVMFYAGDMMEAALLSLVQTAFFLTIGYLKLSERMYIYIFFSYLTVFMIGFTYYSSFILVPSFGGH
- a CDS encoding YqzE family protein, whose product is MKKNEYVQFLTEEMMKYMHRTKQEKHDRKIQRTSKGSSSYWFGIIPFAFKMMKRRWQRHS